The Glycine soja cultivar W05 chromosome 8, ASM419377v2, whole genome shotgun sequence genome has a window encoding:
- the LOC114422213 gene encoding serine decarboxylase 1-like, producing the protein MVVDALNEDLRINGAVEPLPEDFDATAVIIDPVPLAVVDNGIVKEEAQIIKGKEKREIVLGRNIHTSCLEVTEPEADDEVTGDREAHMASVLARYKRALTERTKHHLGYPYNLDFDYGALTQLQHFSINNLGDPFIESNYGVHSRQFEVGVLDWFARLWELEKNEYWGYITNCGTEGNLHGILVGREVFPDGILYASRESHYSVFKAARMYRMECEKVDTLWSGEIDCDDFKAKLLSHQDKPAIINVNIGTTVKGAVDDLDLVIKKLEEAGFSHDRFYIHCDGALFGLMMPFVKRAPKVTFKKPVGSVSVSGHKFVGCPMPCGVQITRLEYVNALARDVEYLASRDATIMGSRNGHAPIFLWYTLNRKGYRGFQKEVQKCLRNAHYFKGRLVEAGIGAMLNELSSTVVFERPHDEEFIRKWQLACKGNIAHVVVMPNITIEKLDDFLNELLEKRATWFQDGKDQPYCISSDVGEKNCLCALHK; encoded by the exons ATGGTTGTTGACGCTTTGAATGAGGATTTGAGAATCAACGGAGCAGTTGAACCGTTGCCTGAGGACTTTGATGCAACAGCTGTAATCATAGATCCCGTGCCTTTGGCAGTTGTAGACAATGGCATTGTCAAGGAGGAGGCGCAGATCattaaaggaaaagagaaaagagaaatagtACTGGGAAGAAATATTCATACCTCGTGTCTAGAAGTCACAGAGCCCGAGGCAGATGATGAGGTCACTGGGGACCGGGAAGCTCATATGGCAAGTGTGTTGGCCAGATACAAAAGAGCTTTGACTGAAAGGACAAAGCATCATTTAG GGTACCCCTATAATTTGGATTTCGATTATGGTGCGCTCACGCAACTTCAGCACTTTTCCATAAACAACCTTGGAGATCCATTTATTGAAAGCAACTATGGTGTCCACTCCCGGCAGTTTGAAGTTGGTGTTTTGGATTGGTTTGCCCGATTGTGGGAACTGGAGAAAAATGAGTACTGGGGCTATATAACAAACTGTGGTACAGAAGGCAATCTCCATGGCATCCTAGTTGG GAGAGAGGTCTTTCCAGATGGGATTTTGTATGCTTCACGGGAGTCACATTATTCTGTGTTTAAAGCTGCTCGAATGTACAGAATGGAATGTGAGAAGGTTGATACTCTTTGGTCTGGGGAAATTGATTGTGATGATTTCAAGGCCAAGCTTCTTAGTCACCAGGATAAGCCAGCAATTATAAATGTGAACATAG GTACAACTGTGAAAGGGGCTGTGGATGATCTTGATCTGGTCATAAAAAAACTTGAAGAAGCTGGATTTTCGCATGACAGATTCTACATCCATTGTGATGGGGCTTTGTTTGGTCTCATGATGCCTTTCGTGAAACGA GCTCCAAAAGTTACTTTTAAGAAGCCTGTTGGCAGTGTTAGTGTTTCTGGCCACAAATTTGTAGGGTGTCCCATGCCTTGTGGTGTGCAGATAACAAGATTGGAATATGTAAATGCTCTTGCCAGGGATGTGGAATACCTTGCTTCTAGGGATGCCACAATCATGGGTAGTCGGAATGGCCATGCTCCCATATTCCTCTGGTATACCTTGAATCGGAAAGGATATAGAGGTTTTCAGAAAGAAGTACAGAAATGCTTGCGAAATGCACACTACTTCAAAGGCCGCCTTGTTGAGGCTGGGATTGGTGCAATGCTTAATGAACTGAGCAGCACGGTTGTGTTTGAGAGGCCACATGATGAGGAATTTATACGCAAGTGGCAGTTAGCATGCAAGGGGAATATCGCACATGTGGTGGTGATGCCAAACATCACTATTGAGAAGCTTGATGATTTTCTGAACGAGCTTCTGGAGAAGCGTGCTACCTGGTTTCAAGATGGCAAGGATCAACCCTACTGTATATCATCAGACGTAGGTGAAAAGAATTGCCTTTGTGCTTTGCACAAGTAA